The Candidatus Koribacter versatilis Ellin345 genome has a segment encoding these proteins:
- a CDS encoding acyltransferase family protein: MNRKIPSLDGLRAFSIALVILSHLSGTVNAPKIFSSLYIRGCGKLGVFVFFVISGYLITTLLMQEREKTGTISLSNFYVRRALRILPAAYVFTTIMVVLFWKEIPGIEIAGAYLYFQNFVHNGWRLTHLWSLSIEEQFYLVWPAICCAGFIRSRKVAAWTIALSPFVRVACYALGFTDVGRYSFTVADTLATGCLLAMSIPELKRYDRWLLKPITGVIFTVLILVIQGGFASRFPWARKFYESIGVTFMQLAIAGLIYNCVNMKYRLLNWKPVAAIGVLSYSLYLWQEVFLDHTSNAWYTAFPQNLVLAFLAALASYFLVEQPMLKLRSRLSGRAESSRLNAVELPSLGNSQPVVTGVQERS; the protein is encoded by the coding sequence TTGAACCGAAAAATCCCATCGTTGGACGGCCTGCGGGCATTCTCGATCGCGCTCGTGATTCTGTCGCACCTGTCAGGCACCGTTAACGCGCCAAAGATTTTTTCGAGCCTTTATATTCGCGGCTGCGGAAAACTTGGGGTGTTCGTATTTTTCGTAATCTCGGGTTACCTGATCACGACTCTGCTGATGCAGGAACGGGAAAAGACCGGCACAATCAGCCTCTCGAACTTTTACGTTCGACGCGCGTTGCGGATTCTCCCAGCCGCCTATGTCTTTACGACCATTATGGTCGTGTTGTTCTGGAAGGAAATTCCCGGCATTGAAATCGCCGGCGCGTATTTGTACTTCCAGAATTTCGTGCACAACGGCTGGAGGCTTACCCACCTCTGGTCCCTGTCCATCGAAGAACAGTTCTACCTAGTCTGGCCTGCGATATGTTGTGCTGGATTTATCCGCTCTCGAAAGGTGGCGGCGTGGACCATCGCTCTCTCCCCGTTCGTTCGTGTCGCATGCTACGCATTGGGGTTCACGGATGTTGGCAGGTACTCGTTCACCGTCGCAGATACGCTCGCCACGGGATGCCTGCTTGCCATGTCTATTCCAGAACTTAAGCGTTACGACCGTTGGCTGCTCAAGCCCATCACCGGAGTCATTTTCACTGTATTGATTCTCGTGATCCAGGGCGGTTTCGCATCCCGCTTCCCTTGGGCGCGAAAGTTCTACGAATCGATCGGTGTCACGTTCATGCAGTTAGCCATAGCAGGATTGATCTACAACTGCGTGAACATGAAATATCGTCTTCTCAATTGGAAGCCGGTGGCTGCCATCGGGGTGTTGAGTTACAGCCTGTACCTTTGGCAGGAGGTCTTCCTGGACCATACCTCCAACGCATGGTACACGGCCTTTCCACAAAACCTGGTGCTCGCTTTTCTCGCTGCATTGGCCTCTTACTTCCTCGTCGAGCAACCGATGTTGAAATTGCGTTCGCGGCTTTCGGGTAGGGCGGAGAGTAGCCGTCTGAATGCGGTGGAGCTTCCTTCGTTGGGGAATTCACAGCCCGTCGTCACGGGTGTTCAAGAGCGAAGCTAA
- a CDS encoding aspartyl/asparaginyl beta-hydroxylase domain-containing protein: protein MFTTLKLPFQFDVHRLKADLAQVQPDEWVLHHNRVDYDGGWSGAALRSAGGATRNLILDSGQTADYADTPLLDRCHYFREVLAAFDCQLKSVRLLSLAPQSFIKEHTDRELQYEDGELRIHIPIQTNPRVEFYSNGERLLLEEGSTYYLNANLPHRVSNRGASERVHLVIDAKVTPWVDALFQRSLAENWSVPRVAAEEEFEKFQALLLREPALQAKLRAISNPDECFTTACQLGREYGLQFDKADIHAAKLALNRGEVPGTIELESSAESLRDWVPARVHVREPEPIVEWAHFGNQPFTQPFFEQTLSAATASPFASVFRGYSTLPTAADSARDVEPHGFIFHMTRCGSTLLTQMLATLPENLVVAEAPAIDHVAQADLKLASLSTEQHMHWLRAIVRAMGRPRNSSQSRFFVKLHAWNIHQLPLFRAAFPATPWIFLYRDPLEVLASQLMEPGNYSVPGMVDPRTLQLTAADAVLTDRFGWCSKMLARICESAVRFHDTKALFVNYTALPEAACSEVAKHFGLHLSDDEAEKMRARAQFHSKTPFYWAGKDERPKVLKDEAQRQKATELLGPIYQELKALSS from the coding sequence ATGTTCACGACGCTGAAATTGCCGTTCCAGTTCGATGTGCACCGTCTGAAGGCCGATCTCGCCCAGGTGCAGCCCGACGAATGGGTACTGCACCACAATCGCGTGGACTACGACGGCGGCTGGAGCGGAGCCGCGCTGCGTTCGGCCGGCGGAGCCACCCGCAACCTTATTCTGGACTCCGGACAAACCGCGGATTACGCCGACACACCTCTGCTTGACCGCTGCCATTATTTTCGCGAGGTTCTGGCGGCGTTCGACTGCCAGTTGAAGAGCGTGCGCCTCCTGAGCCTCGCGCCGCAATCGTTTATCAAGGAACATACCGACCGCGAGTTGCAGTATGAAGACGGTGAACTCCGCATCCATATTCCGATCCAGACGAATCCCCGCGTGGAGTTCTATTCCAACGGCGAGCGGCTCTTGCTGGAAGAGGGAAGCACCTATTACCTCAATGCGAATCTGCCGCATCGCGTCAGCAACCGCGGCGCGAGCGAGCGCGTTCACCTCGTCATCGACGCCAAGGTCACACCGTGGGTTGACGCATTATTTCAGAGGTCGCTAGCGGAAAACTGGTCGGTGCCGCGGGTCGCGGCCGAAGAAGAATTCGAAAAATTCCAGGCATTGCTGTTGCGCGAACCCGCCCTGCAAGCAAAGTTGCGCGCCATCTCCAACCCCGACGAATGTTTCACCACGGCTTGCCAGTTGGGACGCGAGTACGGTTTGCAATTCGACAAGGCCGACATCCACGCTGCGAAGCTTGCACTCAACCGCGGCGAAGTGCCGGGCACAATCGAGTTGGAGAGTTCGGCCGAGTCGCTGCGCGATTGGGTCCCGGCGCGCGTCCATGTCCGCGAGCCCGAGCCGATTGTGGAATGGGCGCACTTTGGAAACCAGCCATTCACTCAGCCCTTCTTCGAGCAGACACTCTCCGCCGCCACCGCCTCGCCGTTCGCGTCAGTCTTTCGCGGCTATTCCACTCTGCCGACCGCCGCCGACTCCGCGCGCGACGTAGAACCGCACGGATTCATCTTCCATATGACGCGCTGCGGTTCCACCCTGCTCACGCAAATGCTGGCCACGCTCCCGGAGAATCTTGTGGTTGCGGAAGCGCCCGCCATCGACCACGTCGCGCAGGCTGACCTCAAGCTCGCGTCACTCTCGACGGAACAGCACATGCATTGGCTGCGGGCCATCGTGCGCGCCATGGGACGCCCGCGAAACAGTAGCCAATCCAGGTTCTTCGTCAAACTGCATGCCTGGAATATCCATCAGTTACCGCTCTTCCGCGCGGCGTTCCCAGCGACGCCTTGGATCTTCTTATATCGTGATCCGCTGGAAGTCCTGGCATCGCAACTGATGGAGCCCGGCAACTACAGCGTACCCGGCATGGTCGATCCGCGTACGTTGCAACTCACCGCTGCCGACGCAGTTCTCACCGACCGCTTCGGCTGGTGCAGCAAAATGCTGGCGCGCATCTGCGAATCCGCGGTCCGCTTCCACGACACGAAAGCCCTGTTCGTGAATTACACCGCGCTCCCCGAAGCCGCATGCAGCGAAGTAGCGAAGCACTTCGGACTTCACCTGTCGGATGACGAAGCAGAGAAGATGCGTGCCAGGGCGCAGTTCCACTCCAAGACCCCGTTCTACTGGGCAGGGAAAGACGAACGTCCCAAAGTCCTCAAAGACGAAGCACAACGCCAGAAAGCCACAGAACTCTTAGGTCCGATTTACCAGGAGTTAAAAGCCCTGTCATCCTGA
- a CDS encoding M48 family metallopeptidase has translation MERRRQKSLALWTLLGVLLILTSYLVTLALALACIALIFTGNYVAGIGGVILGCTILWSLVPRRDKFEAPGPTLAPDTCPRLFTELNQIAGDLNEAMPAEVYLVPDMNAFVAERGGFMGFGRRRIMGLGLPLLATLTIAEFRAVLAHEFGHYYRGDTRLGPSLYQARAGMVRTLQSLGKPNVVLQVAARFLVVNIAYRVVAFLLVGYWKFFLRATLSMSRKQEFRADELAAEIAGPNALIQGLRKIVPSGIAVGAFWNNEVKLILDAGYRPPLTRGFATFISARPVARVVNENLETILRDQKVDAFSTHPPLRDRIAKLSALPNNGVETRSDDALPATSLFENLDAAEQALLFTLLPKLRDKQLKPAAWEDLKPNIMLTHWRKRVAEIAPVLRPFTIDSIPEMLLNLGPIAVRVPDPPGRVLDPRQRRNRTIESIGCAVALVMVDHGWKIDSGPGELRLVRENVEVDPFDIVEDLENGKSSAEAWATRTAAMGIAGAQLIPAAQTATAQG, from the coding sequence ATGGAACGTCGCCGTCAAAAATCTCTGGCTCTCTGGACCCTGCTCGGCGTCCTGCTGATCCTAACTTCGTACCTTGTCACCCTCGCTCTCGCGCTGGCGTGCATTGCGCTTATTTTCACAGGTAACTACGTCGCCGGGATCGGGGGTGTCATCCTCGGATGCACCATACTTTGGTCGCTCGTCCCGCGCCGCGACAAGTTCGAAGCTCCCGGCCCGACCCTCGCGCCCGACACATGCCCGCGACTGTTCACCGAATTGAATCAGATCGCCGGCGATCTGAATGAAGCGATGCCGGCGGAGGTGTATCTCGTTCCCGACATGAATGCGTTTGTGGCCGAGCGCGGTGGATTCATGGGCTTCGGACGGCGGCGCATCATGGGACTCGGCCTGCCGCTTCTGGCCACGCTTACTATCGCCGAGTTCCGTGCTGTCCTCGCGCATGAGTTCGGCCACTACTACCGCGGCGACACGCGGCTTGGACCATCTCTCTACCAGGCACGCGCGGGCATGGTCCGAACCTTGCAGTCTCTCGGCAAGCCCAACGTCGTGCTCCAGGTGGCGGCCCGCTTTCTCGTGGTGAATATTGCATATCGAGTGGTCGCATTTCTGCTCGTGGGCTATTGGAAGTTTTTTCTTCGCGCCACGCTTTCCATGTCTCGCAAGCAGGAATTCCGCGCCGACGAACTCGCCGCGGAAATTGCCGGTCCGAACGCTCTCATCCAGGGACTGCGGAAGATTGTTCCCAGTGGCATTGCGGTTGGAGCGTTCTGGAACAACGAGGTCAAACTGATTCTGGATGCCGGCTATCGTCCGCCGCTCACCCGGGGCTTTGCCACGTTCATCTCCGCGCGACCTGTGGCGCGGGTGGTGAACGAAAATCTGGAGACGATCCTGCGCGATCAAAAGGTAGATGCCTTTTCTACGCATCCTCCGCTGCGAGATCGCATTGCCAAGCTCTCGGCTCTTCCGAACAACGGTGTCGAAACCCGGTCGGACGACGCGTTGCCTGCGACTTCCCTCTTCGAAAATCTCGACGCAGCCGAACAGGCGCTTCTCTTTACCCTGCTCCCGAAACTCCGCGACAAGCAGCTGAAACCCGCCGCATGGGAAGACTTGAAGCCGAACATCATGCTGACCCACTGGCGGAAACGAGTGGCGGAGATCGCTCCCGTGCTCCGACCCTTCACCATCGACTCGATACCTGAAATGCTGCTGAACCTCGGTCCGATCGCCGTCCGCGTGCCTGATCCGCCGGGGAGGGTGCTCGATCCACGCCAGCGGCGAAACCGTACTATTGAGTCGATCGGTTGCGCGGTGGCACTCGTCATGGTCGACCACGGCTGGAAGATCGACTCTGGTCCCGGCGAATTGCGCCTCGTGCGGGAGAACGTTGAGGTGGACCCGTTCGATATTGTCGAAGACCTGGAGAACGGCAAGTCGTCGGCTGAAGCGTGGGCCACGCGCACGGCTGCGATGGGGATCGCAGGAGCGCAGCTGATTCCGGCGGCACAGACGGCGACGGCGCAAGGGTGA
- a CDS encoding beta strand repeat-containing protein produces the protein MSSRLTCLCMFLWVCVFGFAQQASAPLSAAPQVIVPRLIRFSGHLKGVSGTVGVTFTLHKSEEDDVALWTETQNVQLDRTNKYDVLLGATKAEGIPMELFISGEAQWLGIRAEGQAEQTRVYLVSVPYALRAAEADSLAGHPPSEFVTNEKLASVVKQEVQEQASSTGAERTATGAIANALAGTPTNFSGSTTDQVVGVTQSGTGSGVSSNATTGYALYGRSAGTAVYGNSTATATAGYGVYGTSSSPLGYGIFGSNSATTGTAVGIRGTSTSNAGIAVYGTANTATGTATGVKGITQSPDGYGVFGQNTSPTGTGVGVRGTSASTTGIALYGTNTASSGVTKGVFASVSSASGTAAVFQNTASGKLFSGVVGAGTEVFSVNGAGDISGAGSLNVGGTATFGGLVGFASGQQFPGTGALNIANTFTMPQTITGSTQTMLQVTGSASSASVIYGHSTDLGSFSSSGVQGASDGPVGLGVYGVSYGISGIGVEGNGKMNGVLGFSTTTSKLWNTYAAVGVHGDTGATNGVGVLGTVDGGYGVKGINNGTLANTAGTYGAAGPASGFGGIAGVWGDSANHVGTMGSSVNFAGVYGVSSLNSGVQGVNNSQGYGVLGTAANVALDYGTGVQGESFGKVVFPSGYGSDGVRGITHTTSGAGVSGINDAAGGVGVYGLSTNGGFGFATPSNVQQNRSMGGWVKAMVYVDPTLASGQIVRCFNSQLTGAASSTPPCGFTYSTYGTPGCPIVDFGFKVDDRFVSVVVQSDGEHTAAISLFPVCHPKTANNICLSTVDTAGFGLDEPFYLVVY, from the coding sequence ATGAGCAGTCGCCTGACATGCCTTTGCATGTTCTTGTGGGTTTGCGTCTTCGGGTTTGCACAGCAAGCGTCCGCACCGCTTTCCGCCGCGCCACAAGTGATTGTCCCTCGTCTGATCCGATTCTCCGGTCACTTGAAAGGCGTATCCGGAACTGTGGGCGTTACCTTCACGCTGCACAAGTCGGAAGAAGATGATGTCGCGCTATGGACGGAAACCCAGAACGTTCAACTCGACCGCACGAATAAATATGACGTACTGCTCGGTGCGACCAAAGCGGAAGGTATTCCGATGGAGCTGTTTATCTCCGGCGAGGCGCAATGGCTGGGAATTCGCGCGGAAGGCCAAGCCGAGCAGACGCGGGTGTACCTGGTCAGCGTGCCGTATGCGCTACGGGCAGCCGAGGCAGATTCGCTTGCCGGACATCCTCCGAGCGAATTTGTGACCAATGAGAAGTTGGCGTCGGTAGTGAAGCAGGAAGTGCAGGAGCAAGCGTCATCGACGGGTGCGGAGCGCACGGCGACGGGTGCGATCGCAAACGCACTCGCGGGCACGCCGACGAATTTCAGCGGCAGCACGACGGACCAGGTAGTAGGCGTCACGCAGAGCGGTACAGGGAGCGGCGTTTCGTCGAATGCGACCACGGGATACGCGCTCTACGGAAGAAGCGCGGGCACGGCAGTGTATGGGAACAGTACCGCAACCGCAACGGCCGGCTACGGAGTGTACGGCACGTCGAGTTCTCCGCTGGGCTATGGAATCTTCGGATCGAACAGCGCGACGACGGGAACAGCGGTGGGCATACGCGGGACGTCTACATCGAATGCCGGCATCGCAGTTTATGGCACTGCAAACACGGCGACAGGGACGGCAACCGGCGTAAAGGGCATCACGCAATCGCCCGATGGTTACGGCGTGTTTGGACAGAACACATCCCCGACAGGAACGGGAGTGGGTGTTCGCGGGACATCCGCTTCGACGACCGGCATTGCGCTGTACGGCACGAACACGGCGAGCAGCGGCGTCACGAAGGGCGTGTTCGCGTCGGTCTCGAGCGCGAGTGGAACGGCGGCGGTATTTCAGAACACCGCGAGCGGCAAACTGTTCAGCGGCGTAGTAGGCGCAGGGACCGAGGTATTCAGTGTGAACGGCGCCGGAGACATCTCGGGAGCGGGCAGCCTGAACGTTGGCGGCACCGCGACGTTTGGCGGACTGGTGGGCTTCGCGAGCGGACAGCAATTCCCCGGCACTGGAGCGCTCAACATTGCCAACACCTTTACGATGCCGCAGACCATCACCGGCAGCACCCAGACCATGCTCCAGGTTACGGGATCCGCCTCTTCAGCCTCAGTCATTTACGGGCACTCAACGGACTTAGGCAGTTTCTCGTCCTCGGGCGTACAGGGCGCCTCTGACGGACCGGTGGGACTCGGAGTGTACGGGGTCAGCTACGGCATCAGCGGAATCGGCGTGGAAGGAAACGGAAAGATGAACGGTGTGCTCGGGTTCTCCACAACAACCAGCAAGCTATGGAACACCTACGCCGCTGTAGGTGTTCATGGCGACACCGGGGCCACCAACGGCGTTGGAGTATTAGGCACGGTAGACGGGGGATACGGGGTAAAAGGCATTAACAATGGAACGCTGGCAAATACGGCGGGAACCTATGGCGCCGCTGGCCCGGCTTCGGGGTTCGGCGGCATAGCGGGCGTTTGGGGAGACTCAGCGAACCATGTCGGCACCATGGGCTCAAGTGTGAACTTCGCGGGCGTGTACGGCGTGAGTAGCCTGAATAGCGGAGTGCAGGGAGTGAACAACAGCCAGGGCTACGGGGTGCTTGGCACGGCGGCGAATGTCGCTCTCGACTATGGCACTGGCGTGCAAGGGGAAAGCTTCGGGAAAGTAGTGTTTCCCAGCGGCTACGGGTCGGACGGTGTACGCGGAATCACGCACACTACCAGCGGCGCAGGTGTCTCCGGCATCAATGATGCAGCGGGTGGGGTCGGTGTCTACGGCTTGTCGACCAATGGCGGCTTCGGCTTCGCAACTCCCAGCAACGTGCAACAGAACCGCTCCATGGGCGGCTGGGTCAAAGCGATGGTGTACGTGGATCCCACGCTTGCAAGCGGCCAGATCGTCCGGTGCTTCAACTCGCAGCTCACGGGAGCGGCGAGTTCCACTCCGCCATGTGGTTTTACCTATTCCACCTACGGTACGCCAGGTTGTCCTATCGTTGACTTTGGGTTCAAGGTCGACGACCGCTTTGTTTCGGTCGTGGTGCAGTCTGATGGCGAACACACTGCTGCGATATCGCTGTTCCCAGTGTGCCACCCCAAGACGGCGAACAACATTTGCCTTTCGACCGTTGACACAGCTGGATTTGGCTTAGACGAACCGTTTTACTTGGTCGTTTATTGA
- a CDS encoding fumarate hydratase, with protein MTVIKQEDFIQSVADALQYISYYHPVDFIKSLAAAYEKEQSEAARDAIAQLLINSRMCAEGHRPICQDTGIVTAFLKIGMNVRWEGDMTPEEMVNEGVRRAYNHPDNKLRASILADPAGARKNTKDNTPAVVNVQLVKGDGVDVIVAAKGGGSEAKSKFAMLNPSDSIVEWVLKTVPTMGAGWCPPGMLGIGIGGTAEKAMLLAKEALMDPIDIQELIARGAKNRAEELRIELYQKVNALGIGAQGLGGLTTVLDVKVRDYPTHAANLPIAMIPNCAATRHAHFHLDGSGPAHLDPPNLEDWPTLTYSPQNARRVNLDTATREEVATWKPGEVLLLNGKLLTGRDAAHKRMIDMLNKGEKLPVDFTNRFIYYVGPVDPVRDEVVGPAGPTTATRMDKFTRQMLEQTGLLGMVGKAERGPVAIEAIRDNRAVYLMAVGGAAYLVAKAIKSSRTVAFGDLGMEAIYEFDVKDMPVTVAVDVNGTSVHQTGPAEWKKRIEELVSIG; from the coding sequence ATGACCGTCATCAAGCAGGAAGACTTTATCCAGAGCGTGGCTGACGCGCTCCAGTACATCTCTTATTACCATCCGGTGGATTTCATCAAGAGCCTTGCGGCGGCTTACGAGAAGGAGCAGTCGGAGGCGGCGCGCGACGCTATTGCGCAGCTGCTGATCAACTCGCGGATGTGTGCCGAGGGGCATCGGCCGATTTGCCAGGATACGGGGATCGTTACCGCATTCCTGAAGATTGGCATGAACGTTCGCTGGGAAGGCGACATGACGCCGGAAGAGATGGTGAATGAAGGCGTGCGGCGCGCTTACAACCATCCGGATAACAAGCTGCGCGCGTCGATTCTTGCCGACCCTGCGGGGGCGCGGAAGAACACCAAGGACAACACGCCGGCTGTCGTCAACGTGCAATTGGTGAAGGGCGATGGCGTGGACGTGATTGTTGCTGCGAAGGGCGGCGGGTCAGAGGCGAAGTCGAAGTTTGCCATGCTGAACCCGAGCGACTCGATTGTGGAATGGGTGCTGAAAACTGTGCCGACGATGGGCGCGGGGTGGTGTCCGCCGGGAATGCTGGGGATTGGCATTGGCGGAACTGCGGAAAAAGCGATGCTGCTCGCCAAAGAAGCGTTGATGGATCCGATCGACATCCAGGAATTGATTGCGCGCGGAGCGAAGAACCGCGCGGAAGAGTTGCGGATTGAGCTTTATCAGAAAGTGAATGCGCTTGGCATTGGCGCGCAGGGGCTCGGCGGATTGACGACCGTCCTCGACGTGAAAGTGCGGGATTATCCGACGCACGCGGCGAACCTGCCGATTGCGATGATCCCCAATTGCGCGGCTACGCGGCATGCGCATTTCCATCTCGATGGCAGTGGGCCGGCGCATCTTGATCCGCCGAATCTGGAAGACTGGCCGACGCTGACTTACTCGCCGCAGAACGCGCGGCGTGTGAACCTCGACACCGCGACCCGCGAGGAAGTGGCGACGTGGAAGCCGGGCGAAGTTCTGCTGCTCAACGGCAAGCTGCTCACCGGACGCGATGCCGCCCACAAGCGCATGATCGACATGCTGAACAAGGGCGAGAAGCTCCCCGTAGACTTCACCAATCGATTTATCTATTACGTGGGGCCGGTTGATCCGGTGCGGGATGAGGTGGTGGGGCCGGCGGGTCCGACGACTGCTACTCGCATGGATAAATTCACTCGCCAGATGCTGGAGCAGACCGGACTTCTGGGAATGGTCGGTAAGGCCGAGCGGGGGCCGGTGGCGATTGAAGCCATCCGTGACAACCGCGCGGTTTACCTGATGGCTGTGGGCGGCGCGGCTTACCTGGTGGCGAAGGCGATCAAGTCGTCACGCACCGTCGCGTTCGGGGATCTTGGCATGGAAGCGATTTACGAATTCGATGTGAAGGACATGCCGGTGACCGTGGCGGTGGATGTGAATGGGACGTCGGTGCATCAGACTGGACCGGCGGAGTGGAAGAAGAGGATCGAAGAGCTGGTGAGTATCGGCTAG
- a CDS encoding STAS domain-containing protein, whose protein sequence is MADKAATSSFIVVVNRDAAVPVVRCTGRLVLGLTDELLLPVKQLISASKRIVLDFTELTRMDSSGLGTIVRLLVTAKAAGCSLELKNVGPPIRQLLGITNLLDAFTIIGENNIKLG, encoded by the coding sequence TTGGCCGACAAAGCAGCAACCAGCTCATTCATCGTTGTAGTCAATCGTGACGCAGCAGTGCCCGTCGTTCGTTGCACCGGGCGCCTGGTGCTCGGACTCACCGATGAATTGCTCCTCCCCGTGAAGCAATTGATCTCAGCATCAAAGCGCATCGTCCTCGATTTCACCGAACTCACCCGCATGGACAGCTCCGGCCTCGGTACCATCGTGCGGCTCCTCGTTACAGCGAAGGCCGCAGGCTGTTCGCTGGAGTTGAAGAACGTAGGCCCGCCCATCCGCCAACTGCTCGGCATCACCAACCTGCTCGATGCGTTCACCATCATCGGGGAAAACAACATCAAGCTCGGCTAG
- a CDS encoding M15 family metallopeptidase codes for MFRRGVLFLFLCAPLVAQQQVQQFHITPVRPIPELRAEALKATPPKESDDLRKPDLVELVKLDPTIKLDIHYASSNNFLGTPLYEEARAFMERPAAEAVVRANKKLHEQGLGLLIFDSYRPWYVTKIFWDATPPKDHDFVANPAEGSRHNRGCAVDLSLYDLKTGKPLSMPSDYDEMSKRAYPDYTGGTAEENAHRDLLRKTMEAEGFTVYQYEWWHFDYKDWKLYPIVNLRFSDIR; via the coding sequence ATGTTTCGTCGTGGGGTTCTCTTCCTCTTTCTCTGCGCGCCGCTCGTTGCGCAACAGCAAGTCCAACAGTTTCACATCACGCCGGTTCGCCCAATCCCAGAGCTGCGCGCCGAAGCCCTCAAAGCGACGCCGCCAAAAGAATCCGACGACCTCCGCAAGCCCGACCTCGTGGAGTTGGTCAAGCTCGATCCCACCATCAAGCTCGACATCCATTACGCCTCGAGCAACAACTTCCTCGGCACGCCTCTCTATGAAGAAGCCCGCGCATTCATGGAGCGTCCCGCCGCCGAAGCCGTGGTGCGTGCGAACAAGAAACTCCACGAACAAGGCTTAGGCCTGCTGATCTTCGACTCCTATCGCCCCTGGTACGTGACTAAAATCTTCTGGGATGCGACCCCGCCCAAGGACCACGACTTCGTCGCCAATCCCGCCGAGGGTTCGCGTCACAATCGCGGCTGCGCCGTCGATCTTTCCCTCTACGATCTCAAAACGGGCAAGCCACTCTCCATGCCCAGCGATTACGACGAAATGTCGAAGCGCGCGTATCCCGACTACACCGGCGGCACCGCGGAAGAAAACGCCCATCGCGATTTACTTCGCAAAACGATGGAAGCCGAAGGCTTTACGGTCTACCAGTACGAGTGGTGGCACTTTGACTACAAGGACTGGAAGCTCTATCCAATCGTGAACCTGCGCTTTTCCGATATTCGCTAA
- a CDS encoding acetyl-CoA carboxylase carboxyltransferase subunit alpha, whose protein sequence is MEATSKAQQELERIEKQIAELEKAAGDNQAARKQLQEMHERVSGLRRQITSQMGPWQKVELARHPQRPYMMDYIERLFTDFSEIHGDRQFADDQAIVCGMARFRGHDCLVVGTQKGRDNKEKFRRNFGSPNPEGYRKALRAMKIAEKFDRPVITFVDVVGAYPGLGAEERGQAEAIARNLREMARLNVPVVTIITGEGGSGGALAIAVADRVLMMENSIYSVISPEGCASIMWRDSSKKEIAAAALKITAEDNVAMGTADDIIKEPAGGAHTDYDEAAAFVGEAIAKHLGELVQMPKAQMLDERYKKFREMAKYFEQV, encoded by the coding sequence ATGGAAGCCACTTCGAAAGCGCAGCAGGAATTGGAACGGATCGAGAAACAGATCGCGGAACTGGAGAAGGCCGCCGGCGACAACCAGGCCGCCCGCAAACAACTCCAGGAGATGCACGAGCGCGTCAGTGGATTGCGCCGGCAGATCACCTCGCAAATGGGCCCGTGGCAAAAGGTCGAACTGGCGCGGCATCCGCAGCGTCCGTACATGATGGACTACATCGAGCGCCTCTTCACCGACTTCAGCGAAATCCATGGCGACCGCCAGTTTGCCGACGATCAGGCCATCGTCTGCGGCATGGCGCGCTTCCGCGGGCATGACTGCCTCGTGGTCGGAACCCAAAAGGGCCGCGACAACAAAGAGAAATTCCGCCGTAACTTCGGTTCGCCGAATCCGGAAGGCTATCGGAAGGCGTTGCGCGCGATGAAGATCGCGGAGAAGTTCGATCGCCCGGTCATCACCTTCGTGGATGTCGTCGGCGCATATCCAGGTCTCGGCGCGGAAGAACGCGGCCAGGCCGAAGCCATCGCCCGCAACCTCCGCGAGATGGCCCGACTGAACGTTCCGGTCGTGACGATCATCACCGGCGAAGGTGGCTCCGGTGGCGCGCTGGCGATCGCCGTCGCCGACCGCGTGCTGATGATGGAGAACAGCATCTACTCCGTGATTTCCCCGGAAGGCTGCGCCTCCATCATGTGGCGTGATTCGTCGAAAAAAGAAATCGCAGCTGCCGCACTGAAGATTACCGCCGAAGACAATGTCGCCATGGGTACCGCCGACGACATCATCAAAGAACCCGCGGGCGGCGCTCATACGGACTATGACGAAGCTGCCGCGTTCGTCGGCGAAGCCATCGCCAAGCATCTCGGCGAACTCGTGCAAATGCCGAAAGCCCAAATGCTCGACGAGCGCTACAAGAAGTTCCGCGAGATGGCAAAGTACTTCGAGCAGGTATAG